acacacacactcaaaaacaaaataaagctttaaaaaccCACAGTCAATTACAAATATTCTAGGCCTtgtgaaaaaggaaaaggagatggTATGATAAATTGTATAATAAGGGGAAATTACAAAAACTGACCAACCAAGAAAATAcgcaggaaggagaaaaagaactgggtgttcctttcccttcccaggaCATTCATAGGAAGAATATTACTATTCCCTGACATTCTTTCATAACGGTTTGCCACCTTCATTTCAAGTTCACTATACATCAAACCTTACCAGATTCTGAAATTTAATCGCTTGCATCTGGACAAGCAAGAGAAAATTATAACAGGGTCTGTCTTCTTCCACAATGGCCATACATTTGGTCAGTAAATTTAGTTAGACCTAACTTCCAAAAGTTAAACTcaagtaattaaaatttaaagtggagaaagagaaaatagggCAAACTTTCCATATATAGGGCATTACTAACTAAGAAcaccatacattttaaaattctttataatGACATTGAAAATTCCCAAACACGTTTGGTTAcaagaagtaaaaaataaagaagttaaagGAAAACCAGGTGTGATGGCGAATGCCTTTGACCCCAACACCCAGGAGACACAGGCAGGCAGCTCCCTGTGATTTTGAAGctgacctggtctacatagagactggacatccagggctacacagcgagatcttatctcaaaatgGGGGGAGacagggggcgggggggggcggAGAGGACAGCTAACAAAACAGTATGAGATGTGGACATGAACTTGCAAACCATTTAAAAAGAGACATCCCTAGATCTCGCCATATAACAGACTAAAGCGGCTTCTTGAGAGAACGGCAAATTCTTAATCTCTAGCTCACCAAAATATAAGCTATTCTCTGTGCCCAAGGCTCTCCCCTACCACCAGCCAGAACGGAgctgggagatagctcagttgttGAGTGGTTACTGCTCTCCCAGATCCCACGCCAGGCAACTCACTACTGCCTGTTAACTCCGGcttcagggaatccaacacccttttctggatTCTTTGAATATCAAatttacacacataaacacacacgtggacacataattaaaaataaaattaaatataaaaaaattagacCTGGAAATTTTTTACCCAGAGTATAAACAGATTCGTCTAAAATAAACTATAATCATGAATAAAGAAATTTCTAGGTGAATCTTATCGTATGTTAGCGTGGCGGTTCTGAACCTGTCGGTTACAACCCCTTTTGcagttgaatgaccctttcacaaggatTGCCTAAGATCattgaaaaacacagatatttacattataattcataacagtagcaagattagttataaagtagcaacaaaataaatgtATGGTTGGGGGTAACTgcgcattaggaaggctgagacccACTGTGTTAGGTAATGGAATCTACTGACTTAAACCAATTATTCCACCCCAGCACGGACTGGTCTGAGGGAAAGGCCACTCTAACGATGCTCCCTTGGGTGAGGAGGAAGAACACAAGCTTGCACTCTTTAAAGCTCCGAGAGTTACTTCTATTTCTCTGAGTACCAACTTTGTTATTGAGTTTGTAAGCTGTGCAATTTAAATACATAGATAGGGATGGTTGCCTGAGAAGAGTTCACTAGTCAAAGGTGTAAAAATATCCTCATCAGAGGTTATCCTCCTGGCTTATTTCCCAAGGAAATCCATGAAATTCCAACCCAAACATAAATAAggctaaaaatcaataaaatgaccACTTCCACAGTTACTGTTTCTGAGGCTTTCATAGTGGATGGTGGAAATAAAGTTACAGGCTGCATGAGCGCAGGGAGGATGGAAATAAAGTTACAGGCTGCATGAGCGCAGGGAGGATGGAAATAAAGTTACAGGCTGCAGAGCGCAGGGAGTAGGGCTTTTAGGCACTGCATGGTAGGGGTGGCAATACTGTCATCTCACTGACAGCTCTGCCCTTAAATTGCAATCTAGTCCATTTATTTCCAAGGTTAATTACAGGTCCCAGTCTTCAACTGGGCACTGTAGATCAGGCAGTGCACAAATTATTCTCATTGAATGGGGGAGAGgaagtggtggtttgaataagatcGGCCCCCACAAGCTCATTCTTTTGAAGCTTACTTATCAGGGAGTGGCAGCGCTTGaaagggattaggaggtgtggccttgctgggtgGATTGAGTCATTGGGGAGGGGTGGCCCAAGCCAGCCCAGTGATTCTCCCCTGCTGCCTGAGACCTGGATGTAGAACTcagcctctccagcaccatgtctgtctgtgtgctccCATGCTTCCAGCTATGCCGACAATGGACGGCCTCAGAAACAGGAAGGCAGCCCCACTTAAAtgcttcctttataagagttgccagaGTCGTGGTGTCTGCTCTCAGCTGAGAGCAGTGACTAGGACACCTCTACAAAGCCCAGTGCTCTGAAATGTTAGACTGGGGACACAGCTggcaaaagttaaagtttattcTTGAAATGCAAATGGAGAATAGCAAAAATGCTAATGGGCCAGCATCAGAAGCAGACAAACAGGCAAATCCAGGTTTACACACAGGCAAATGGACTCCAATGCAGTGCAGAGCATAGACTTCCTGTCCATCACCATCTCACATATGGCCcagaaaaataaagtattatTCTAAAAAATCTTACGTCAGACTTTCCAGGATTTAAACAGAAGACTGAGTTTATTAGTCCAGAtgacaaacaaaagcaaatctcGAGTATTTTTGCAAGTAGACTTTAAATTAAAAAGTCTGGCGGAGGTAACCCACAGTCGACATTTAGAACCTGTAGAATGCGAGTCCACATTCTATAGGCTACAGTTGTCAAAGAGCACTAGGAAAACTTAGAACTCGCATCTAAGTCTAACTAGTGTGGGACTAGGAAGTCTCTGCCACAAACAGATGGCCACAGGCCAGCTCCAGTGAAGCCACTGTCACTTCCACTTTAAAGAGTTACTTGTTCAGGTGCAGTGGCACGGGCCTTTGATCcgagcacacaggaggcagatggCGGCAGACATCTATCTGTAAGTTTGAGTCCTTAGtgtacagagcaagctccaggacaacacagggctacacggagaaaccctatctcaaaaagaacaaaagcaacagaatctgttttctttatgtgtgtatgtccTCCGTGTCTGAGTACGCACAGTGTGTGCAGGTGCCCGCAggagccagcagagggcatcagagctcctggagctggagttacagacgctTGCGGATGCCTGCCCACCTAGGTGCTGGGGCTGGCCTGGGTCCTGTGCAAgtgtctctccatctccctccacaAGTTTATCCTGAAGTTGTAACAGACAATACTTTAAGACAATGTGACCTTCAGAAAAAGTCAATGAACTGGAACATCTGTTGTCTTTTAACTTGAGCAAACAATTACTTATGTGATCTACAGAACAACTAATTTTTTTATCCTCttcatttattaaaaagaaatcctAATGCCTACCTTACACGACACTGTTGCAGGGACAATAACGTATATAAAGCAGGATTTAAAGCACAGTGCTAAATATCATCAACTCATGACCGACTGCAGCAGGTAAGATTCATCTGTGCAGCTAACTGAATGTGAATGAAAATATGAATATGAGTCCCTACACCTTTATGGTAAGAAACCACGCTATCTGGACAGTTACACAGTGTCCATAACTCTGGCTCCTTTAACCTCACAGCTGGAGAACCGAGACTCCTCACCCACCACAGGTCACTGTGAGTGACATGTACGTGCACAGGGAGAAAGCCCATGAGCACCCATGCAGCACGTGAGTGGTGGCTGGTGCATGGCTATTACACATTCAGCCCAATGTGAAGCGATGAGCTGGGTCCTGGCCAATGAGAAGCACTCAGAGAGCGCTAATGATGTATCAGTGGTTAGAAGTTAAACTGCGGCACTGCAACAGAGAAAAGGGCTGGTGTGGAAGAAATCAGTCCAAGGGGAAGGAGGACCAGCACACAGAGTTGTTCAAAGTGACCATGCAGAAAAGGAAGGACAGCAAGAGATGGGAGCTGAAATGGGGCTGGGGCTTAATCCCAGCCTCCTCTTCCTGTCCTCCATTCCCGAACATAATTACACTGTGACCCTTAATAGAAAAACCATCTCTTCCACCCCAACAAGCTGACCTCCAGCTTGGCAGTTGCTCTGGATACATTGTCTAACTTGAGGCTGTGTCACAAGCACAGAGTACCAAGCGGGCCATCACATCCTTTGTGGCTGGGTTCCACTCTGCAGCATGCTGACACACGTGCTAACTGCAAAGTTTTCAATGGAAGCAATGAGCCAGCAATTCAAGTAAATACCCATTCCTACACAGTGTAAGGCAGTTCGTAATCCTTTCACAGGAGCTACTttatggtttcccctccaaagCTTGCTTATTAATTCAATGGTTTTCCCAAAGTCTGTGCCTGTGTCCATTAGCTGAGGAAAAAGTGAGAGGAAGTATGAGCACAGCCCCTTATCAGTGATCACTTAGGACTTTGTTTCCTCATTCACTTCTGCAGGGTATTATCCCTTAAACCGGGCATTCGAGTTTCAAAGAAAAGGGGAGATATATCGGATCCTGTAAAACTCCTATCTTGTGACCAAAAAGATAAATCAGATGCAAACGTACTTCCTGAGCGATTGTGAGAGAGCacgtgagttcaatccctagaaacCACATCAAAATGATGGACACACTGGGGCACGCTGAGATCTCAGCACtggagcagcagaggcaggcggatcccGGAGTCTGACGGACAGCAACCAGCCTGTCCTACTTGGTGAAATGCAGACCACTGACAGCCCCTTTTTAGAAAGACAAGGTGTATGGAACCAAAGGAACAACAACCAAGGTTAGCCTTaggctcacacacactcattctcatattctctctctctctctctctctctctctctctctcaacacacacacacacacacacacacacacacacacacacacatacacacacatgcacacaccctttcagttaataaaatataatggCCAAATATATAGTATACAGGAGTCATAAATGACCAGGAATCTAAAAATAAGATTAAAGGTAACATATGTTTACTTTTACCTTGTTTTAAAGAAGCTAAGTCAATACAAAAAGTTGCCAAGAtggtggcaagatggctcagccagtaaaggcaagtgccaccaaGACTGGTGACCTGAATTCTGACTCTGAGACCCACAAGGAGGAAAGAGTGTCCTGCTCtcagcaagctgtcctctgatcttcacatttGAACCCTGGCACATACCCTAACCCCAACTGAATAAatgaatgcaattttaaaatgtaaaaaaagttCCAAAGAGTAGTGCAGGGAAGTATAGATGAGGATACTGGGTTTCACTGAAATAAAGAACTCTTCATTTCAAAGAACACACAGGGCTTTGTTCAGCAAATACATGCTTTCCTCTGGAGACGTTAGTAAGACCTCATTCGCTCTGGCCAATCTTTGCATAGCAGTGCAGCACAGGTGCAGTCTGAGTCTCCTCCACTGTAGGCTCAAGGCAAAGCACTGCACACACCTCGTGTgctcaaaaaaattaaactagAGAAGTAAAACGTATGCATGTATGGgcggtctggagagatggcccggAAGTTAATAGTggtagctgctcttccagaggtcctgagttcaattcccaggcaatcacatggtggctcacaaccatctctaatgggatctgtgCTTTTTCTGacgtgcaggtgtacatgcaggctgGAGGAGAACCTTATTGTGCTCATCTGTCTGCACAGATGACACAGCAACAGTGCTCACAGGAGCTTGAACAGAGCTCTCCTAAGGAGACGACACAGGACAGGGCAACGTCTCAGCTCTGAACTTACACAGGTCCCAGGAAGCAAGATCTTCAGGAgaatccacaaaaaaaaaaaacaaacaaaaaaaaaaaaaacaacaacaaaaaaaaaaaaccctgaagttCTTCTTGACTGAACCAATGCAAAATATCTGCATAACTTCCCAGGGACACAACTGTGAACTATGGGGGCCAGGGCTGTCGATCACTGGTTGAGAACTTacctagcatttgggagactTGGGACTTAGCTGCAGTACTGCAAATGAAACACAGCAAAGTGCACTGTACAGTATATTTAGGTGTAGGCTATCATCATGTTATAAAAATTCATTGGGGTAGTCATAACATTATTAATCTTGTAGGCATTCTGTTTAGATGAAAAAGGTCTTAGGTCTAGCTTCACTTTTAGCAGAACACAAGAAAATTAAAGTAGTGGCTCTAACAGATTTAAGTTCGAATATAAACTTCATCCCAGACTggtaggatggctcagcaggaaagggggcttgctgccaagtctgatgacctgagtttgagtctcaggatccacatggtagaaaaagagcactgactttgcatatttgtcctctgacctccacatgcacactgtgatGCAAGGCTAACTTCTTAGCCTGGCTGTAAGTTTTGTCTCCAAGACCTTCCTGAGGTTGGCACCTTCCTGCCATTCGATACTCAGATCAGCCTTTCCTACCCAACCTAAAGCAGCAGCCCTTGTCTGAGACGGAGTTCAGCAGCCGTGAGTCTCAGGGCCTTCAGGTGAGCCTGATACACAGAGGCAAGGAGGATCCCAGCCCTCGCCTGCCCGCTTCTgcttgtctgttttttgttttttcttttttctttttcttttttcttttcggagctggggaccgaacccagggccttgcgcttgctaggcaagcgctctaccactgagctaaatccccaaccccccctcttCTGCTTGTCTTGGCTCTTCTGCCTACCTCCAACTGCCTGACGTTGGGAATGGGAGAAATAACATGCACAGCGATGAGAAGGGACGGGCTCCCTCCGGGCTCCCTCCAGGAGCCTTTCCTCCGTCACTGGCAAAAGTGAGGAGGAGCACGGTAAAAGCAGGGGATTTAGTACACGCTCAGAGAGCTGACTCTGTCTGTAGTGACTCCTTCGTTTGTAAGTGTGCACTCTGGATCAGAAGGTTGaagttatcagaaaaaaaaatcagatgcaaATGAGTCTTGAAGCCCACAGCATAATATGCAAATCACTTACCAGGAAGCCAAGTGGGAGGAGACCTGAGGCTCTGCTTCACCAAGGATGGAATTACAGGCCGTACATCTGAGAAGCCActgtttttcatgtttattttatgtgtgtgagtattttgcactcatgtacatctgtgcaccacgtgtgtgcctggtgctctcCGAGGCAAGAAGatgatcccctagaactggagttaccgaCAGTTGCCACCATCTGGGGATTGgaaatcaaacctgagtcctctggaagagcaggcagtgcctTAACCACTAGcctgtctctctagccctaagAAGCCATCCTGAAAAGACCCCTGCTAAGTCGGCGGCAGTGAAATCTAGAGGCAAGCCCCCTCCCTTCTGTaaattatcaaatatatttttagtttACTCTGGAAATCCACAGCAAGTGTCACAGGGCTGGGGACTGCACAGAGAGAGGCCTCACACCTGTTCCCAAAAGAGAGGCTACATGTGCACACCATACTACATTTGTTTCTCTGCTCCTTCGAAACTTACTCTAATTGAAGAGGTGACTGTTTTAATTGGCTTATGCTATCGTCATAGTGACCTATCCAAGTAGCCTATAACAACAGCTGcttggaagcagagggagggccacaagttcaaggcccatCTGAGCTCACAGAAGGTTAAGGCAAGCTTAGGCAGCTTTCTGACATTCTAGCTCAAAAACAGAAATGACAAAAGAAGGGatggctgggtggctgggtggctgggtggctgggtgcttgcctagcatgtatgtcctgggttcagttcccgaTATCACAAAAGCAGATATAAAGTATGAGATgtatgaaaaacaatgaaaagacagagaagaaggagaagttaTTTAAGTTAGAGGTACAGAaaatatatttgacaaaattACAAGAGACATTTCCCAGATATGGGGAAGAGATGACTACCCAGATACAGAAGTATTCAGAAACCACGCCAAACCACATGTGCTACAGTTCAACATCACACTTACAGAAAAAAGAGCAATGAGAATCATAGGGGAAAATGTCAGATCATATACAACAGCAAATCCATCAGAATAACAGCAGATTTTCTCTGACAAATCTAGAGGCTGGGGGAAGTGATGGCCCATTTCAAGCTCTGAGAACCAATGGCCAGTCTAGATTGCTGTATTCAGAAGTATTCTTCACAATTGCAGAGGGAGAAAATTCCCTGATAAATACAGGCTGTGGAATTCATTACCACTGATCCACAAGTACAGAAGCCACTGGAAGGAATCCTACACACTGAAGAAGACACAATGGCGTTCAGGAGACGTGGGGGacaatggtggtgcatgcctttagtcccagcgctcaggagagagaggcaggtagatctctgggtctgaggctagcctggtctagagagccagttccaggacaaccagggcttcccagaaaccctgtcttggaaaacaaaagcaaaaacaaaacaaaagggcgCTGCTGAGAAAGGCAAGGAGACTTTTGTTGACAAGTGTGCCCGGTGCCGTACTGCGGGGAGGGTGGCAGCACACTGGACAAGTCCCCACGCTCTGTTGGACAGAAGGCTCCTCTGGCCAACGCTCTCGTTTACACAGTTGACAACAAGTACAAAAGGCTCATCTGTTGCTCTATAGGGAACTGGTTACTCAGAAACAAGAAAAGCCTTGTGCTTGAGAAAGTTATTCTCTGAAGTACAACACATTGTAGCACAATCAAAGCAACATATTCCTGGAATTTAAGTTTGTAATGCACACTCTCATCCTTTTCACCTACTTAAATGAAAAACATGTTCGTATCTCACTGTGTGGCCATATTTATAGAATTCTGGAATGTGCTGCTGGAATAAAACGTATAAAGTTTAACAAGAAGTGAAAATATTTGTTGTACTTTATATAAAATTCTATATcgcatatacatttatttttattagataaatattttatagtatgaaaagggaaagaaacgCCTAGAACCAAGTGGAAAGACAGCATACTGAAGCATTGGGATGTAACACAGGCAGTGCTAAGCGGGAGTGTGGCCGAGAGAGCCGGCGCACTGACATCAGGTTGGTCCTCAGAATGACATCACTGACACGCTCTAAACTGATGTAAAGAGTCAGATGTAAATCATGTGATTTACTGAACACGGTAAATAACTTCAGATTCGACTATTCTGGTCTGTGTGTCGAGGCTTCCTGCCTTTGACTGCACGGCTTATAAACTATTGTAATAAAATCAGAAAGGCACATTATAATCCTAGTTTGAGAAGTATCAGGGAAATACTAGGTTAAAGAACTGCTATAATAATTTCCTAAGATTCTTACAACAGATGTGTGTGTTCTCATATCCTGAGCACATGTTAAGTACTTAAAGACAACATGAAATAGAGTAGATTCCTCCCGACAGGCTCCGCGACTGAAGATTTAACCAACCACAACACAAGATACTACCACAAATATCTATACCTAGCATGTACTGACTTTTTTTTGTCATTATTCAGCATAATAGTGTACATAGAATTTACACTGCTTTAGGAAGTATAAGTAATCTAGAATTATTGAAAATAAAGGAGGGTATATGTAAACTACATGCAAATGCTACAGTTTTATGAAAAGGATTAGGCCTGGGTTTTGGTATCTGTGAAGGGCATGGTGTCCTAAAACCAATCTTCTGAGAGATACAGAAGGATGTGTACACTCACCATTGCCAGACTAAAAAGTGAACGGCCTGTGTGTATACCACACAGACTCCAAGTCTAACGGCTAATCCTTTCCTCACTCTCCTCACTGCCCTGTGTTGACTTTGTACCGGGGGGAAGGGCAGGCACATTTCTGTAGACCGTAAGGATTGACTGACCTGACTTCACTATCAAATAAACCCAAACCCATTAACGCTACAATTAACACTGTTctaaactaaacaaataaaaggcattctaattttcttaattaacaaAAAGCCTTACATTAAAGTCAATATTAAAGGGGGGGAAAAAACCCTAAAGAATAGCATCTGTGAAGAAACCAGCCAGCTAAAGAGACTGTGCTTATCATGAGAAAGGAAATGCATTTCCAGTAGAGGGTATAATGAAAGCCCTTATTTGATTatttatcaaaaataaatgtgattaaCTCAGTGGTCTGGATAGTCTCTAATTACCAGTTTCTTACCCCTTTTCCCTGCTCCAAAAAACGTAAGCCAGGTCACCGGAAGTGGACTTTAGCAGGTGCCTGCAGCAGGAGTTGGATCGCTTTAGGAAAAGCCGCACGGACACTAAACCACCTGTTCTAAGCACGGGAGACTCCAACGGTAAGCAGCACTGCCTCATCAATAATCGAGATCCGGCTGAAAAATATCTGAGAGCCTAAGGCCAGAGGTGGTGCACGGAGTCTTCAGGAACAAcacattgatattaagagattaGGATTTATCTCTCCCATCCCGGAACACTACCCAGATAACAGGACAGGAAGGCTCTCTTCTGCACTGGCTAACCTCAGCGTCTGCTCTCGGTGTCTTTCTCATGCCTGGGAGACTGCGGTCACAACTGTCCCACCCTGCCCGTTGGTGACAACCGCAAGGCTGCTTTCTAGACTCTGTAACCGAAAACACCAACAGGATTCTACCTCTGAAAGTGATTTTAGGATTACCTCTGCAAACACAGttaaataaaagtaaactaaGTGTGTGGATCAATAATGAGTAATAAAAACACAGTTTACAAAGGGAGATTGACGTTAGACTCACCCGTCCACTTCTCCCAAATTCCAGCTCTATTATGGCAACAGGGCTGTGTATTTGAGTTGAGTGCCGTGACTGGGACTTGCCGTCCACTCTCCAGCGCAGGCCCCGAAGCCCGTTGTCCCAGCGGCTCTGGCTCATGAGGCTCTCTCGGATTTTTGTCTTATGGCTCTTCCAAAACTTGGAGATGACTGCAGCTTGTTCACTGGTGATGCCGCCTTGCTTCTTGGTTTGAGCGGTCAGGAATGCCTCTAACTGGTTGAAATCCATGTCTGCAGATGCAATAGACTATAAAGATAACAGAAAAAGCAATAGATCTGAACTTGGTACATAACTACGCAAAAGCCGCCTAGCTACAGAATATATTTTGATTGAACTTAATCACGACTACGCTCTCAAAAAGGCCACCAAGTGCTGTGGGATTAGAATAGGTATggtccccatagattcatgtgtttgaatgtttggtccatGGGAAGGGgctaaggaggtgtggccttgttagaggaagttatgtcactgtgggggcgggctttgaggtctccaatGCTCAAGCTACGCCcagtgtggtacacagtctcttgctgtggatcaagatgtagaactcttggctcctccagcaccatgcttcctgccatgatgataatggactgaaccaatgagtctgtgagccagccccaattaaatgttgtcctttataagagctgctttggtcacagtgtctcttcacagcaatggaaccctagtGAAGACAAGTGAACGATGATTATAATACAAATGCAAAAAATACTCCCCTTCCAAATACTGGAAATTCTCTATCAAAGCTGGAATATAACTTTAGATATCCATTTTCAGGGGACTTAAAGAGACGGCTTAAAGATCaacagcacttgctgttcttgccaAGGTtcaggttcagctcccagcatgcacatggcagctcctaactgtccataactccagttcaggggacctggggccctcttctgacctccacagacaccaaacaTGCACAGgatgcacataaatacacacaggcaaaatattcatacatataaaataaataaatccaattcttttttttattttaaactttttttaaagatttattcatttattatatacaagtacagtgtagctgtcttcagacacaccagaagagggcatcggatctctttacagatggttgtgagccaccatgtggttgctgggaattgaactcgggacctctggaagagcagtcgtgctctaaaccgctgagccatctctccagccaccaatAAATCCAATtcttaaaatatccaattattaAAAAATCCATATtcttaaaatatggaaaaataaaaattattctaaacaaaaagttaaaaaaaaaaaccaaacagttcTCTGATAAAACCTTACACCACTCCTCGTCAATAGGCCTGGTCTGACATGCTACTGGGGTACCATGAGTGATCCATTGGAGCGTAAATGTTGTTAAACGGGTATGGCACTTGAACTCCGCAGCCTGTTTCAGTCATGCAGGGAACCACTACTACTCTGACACTGTGTGCTAACTTACACTTTACCTAACTGCCATTTAAGGTAGGCTCTCCAGGCTAGCATTCAAGCTAACACAGTAACTAAATGTATCAGTTTGATATTTTCTCAACATTGACACAATCTCCAGTCATCTGAGAGGGACCACAACTGAGTGGAGAAAGTGTCTCCATCAGGCTGGCTAGTGTGCAGCCTGTGGGACAGTTTCTAGACTGATGATAGATGTGGGCGGGGTGGGCGCCGCCCACTTGTGGGGTTCAACCCCTGGGCGGGTGGCTGGGTTGTCTAAGAAAGCAGCTGGGTTCGCTGAGGAggagccagtaagcagcttccTCCAGGGTCTGTGTCCAGGTTCGTGGTGGGCTTTCCTCAGTCCACTGACGATGGGCTGGAACCTATGAGCCaagttaaccctttcctccccaggtttctTACAGCCATGGTGTTTTGCCATAGCAACAGAAGCCAAACTAAGATGCTAagtatattaattataaaataaagaatcTTAAGTTTGCACAACACTCCATGTTCAAAG
This is a stretch of genomic DNA from Rattus norvegicus strain BN/NHsdMcwi chromosome 14, GRCr8, whole genome shotgun sequence. It encodes these proteins:
- the Commd1 gene encoding COMM domain-containing protein 1 isoform X2, producing the protein MDFNQLEAFLTAQTKKQGGITSEQAAVISKFWKSHKTKIRESLMSQSRWDNGLRGLRWRVDGKSQSRHSTQIHSPVAIIELEFGRSGRESEFLCLEFDEAKVKQILKKLSEVEESISGLMQAA
- the Commd1 gene encoding COMM domain-containing protein 1, whose amino-acid sequence is MAGELESCKSLSGLLSGLAQNTFHGHSGITEELLHSQLYPEVPLEEFRPFLAKMRGILKSIASADMDFNQLEAFLTAQTKKQGGITSEQAAVISKFWKSHKTKIRESLMSQSRWDNGLRGLRWRVDGKSQSRHSTQIHSPVAIIELEFGRSGRESEFLCLEFDEAKVKQILKKLSEVEESISGLMQAA
- the Commd1 gene encoding COMM domain-containing protein 1 isoform X1, translating into MAGELESCKSLSGLLSGLAQNTFHGHSGITEELLHSQLYPEVPLEEFRPFLAKMRGILKSIASADMDFNQLEAFLTAQTKKQGGITSEQAAVISKFWKSHKTKIRESLMSQSRWDNGLRGLRWRVDGKSQSRHSTQIHSPVAIIELEFGRSGRSRG